From Pyxicephalus adspersus chromosome 7, UCB_Pads_2.0, whole genome shotgun sequence, a single genomic window includes:
- the ZP2 gene encoding zona pellucida sperm-binding protein 2: MVLLVVVVCLSTSSIVDPSGVKVEACDLHPNEANVTIPETCIGYEADGRVAYVSVVKQSKKNLVYKITCHDYQADYPYDGPIIECGQYYMLVKISRTLTDFSDEAVPEPPIWTWMVVIHDEKIGNQTKVNVAMAKTLGYTLTSDPNNYMVQINYNALGINTLPENKQFYYGWIELVLEKLNPKVTFDLKVRCAQGPFPCDGTQMIISIPQMAGKLQFIEFDNVAIPIPSSVSALQRHGLTVDTRSGTQISISKEKLTVLPNNDPVMHYLPSLTLIFALGDVSLAMRLEQAMRLSGQCKYIPTQSKLAFVKLFYLCFFLFFFLLLFSFP; the protein is encoded by the exons ATGGTATTACTGGTGGTAGTTGTGTGCCTTTCCACATCTTCCATTGTAG ATCCTAGTGGAGTTAAAGTAGAGGCTTGTGATCTTCATCCAAATGAAGCTAATGTGACCATACCTGAGACATGCATTGGCTATGAG GCTGACGGAAGAGTTGCATATGTATCTGTTGTCAAACAATCTAAGAAGAATCTGGTTTACAAAATTACTTGTCATGATTACCAGGCTGACTATCCTTATGATGGGCCGATCATAGAGTGTGGCCAGTACTACATGCTG GTGAAAATATCTCGCACTCTAACTGACTTCAGTGATGAG GCAGTTCCTGAACCACCTATTTGGACATGGATGGTAGTAATTCATGATGAAAAGATTGGAAATCAAACTAAAGTGAATGTAGCCATGGCCAAAACCCTGGGTTATACATTAACAAGTGACCCTAATAACTACATGGTCCAGATTAACTACAATGCCTTGGGAATAAATACACTTCCT gaaaataaacaattttactaTGGATGGATTGAACTTGTTCTGGAAAAGCTTAACCCAAAAGTTACATTTGATTTGAAGGTTAGATGTGCACAag GGCCTTTCCCATGTGATGGAACCCAAATGATCATCTCAATTCCTCAGATGGCTGGTAAACTACAATTTATCGAATTTGACAATGTTGCCATTCCAATACCAAGCAGCGTTTCTGCACTTCAAAGGCATGGGCTAACAGTTGACACAAGAAGTGGAACACAAATCTCAATCAGCAAGGAGAAGCTAACA GTATTGCCAAACAATGACCCAGTGATGCATTACTTGCCCTCTCTGACTCTGATCTTTGCATTGGGTGATGTTAGCCTGGCAATGAGGCTTGAACAGGCAATGAGGCTTAGTGGACAGTGTAAATACATCCCTACTCAAAGTAAGTTggcttttgtaaaacttttttatctttgtttttttttgttttttttcttactacttttttcttttccctag